A genomic window from Spirochaeta lutea includes:
- a CDS encoding ATP-binding protein has product MNYYTVKELLSQLKRRSDTPISRQRRQEYSKKALVVLDEFGYQAMDRQETLLFFQFVNLHYQKGSVIITSNRSVKDWATIFANDHMTTTTILDWVFHRSHIFNIDGHRYRLKDSQLMQTGGVERTTKRKNS; this is encoded by the coding sequence GAATTACTATACTGTTAAAGAGTTGCTTTCCCAGTTGAAGCGACGAAGCGATACCCCCATTTCCCGACAACGCCGCCAAGAATACAGCAAAAAAGCACTGGTAGTTCTGGATGAGTTTGGGTACCAGGCAATGGATCGTCAGGAAACTCTCCTGTTCTTCCAATTTGTAAACCTGCACTACCAGAAGGGATCCGTCATTATAACCAGCAACCGGTCAGTCAAAGACTGGGCAACTATCTTTGCCAACGACCATATGACGACTACTACAATTTTAGACTGGGTATTTCACCGCTCACACATCTTCAACATTGATGGCCACAGATATCGTCTAAAGGATTCTCAACTAATGCAAACAGGAGGGGTGGAAAGAACAACAAAACGGAAGAATTC